From one Lysinibacillus sp. G4S2 genomic stretch:
- a CDS encoding KinB-signaling pathway activation protein: protein MTIRNWAKFFFFAMLVGGAVNGICSLFIRWDFFQPYVANGQWGEFLAGLLWMVFLGFTMSVIAQAGFFAYLTLHQVGVNIFRTLTLWNWVQLVLIAITIFDIIFFRFVPGIKDGQSWVFYIGLLIVLIFGAVATAMQKVKLTGKKHVFISALFFMIVVTTLEWTIALMGRDENINEYVALLLFPLLAVNAYQLLILPKYNAKSDEDRQKLEARRKARLEQAKNA from the coding sequence GTGACGATACGAAATTGGGCAAAGTTTTTCTTCTTTGCAATGCTCGTTGGTGGCGCGGTCAACGGAATTTGCAGTTTATTTATTCGATGGGACTTCTTCCAACCATATGTAGCAAATGGTCAATGGGGTGAATTCTTGGCAGGACTTTTATGGATGGTCTTCTTAGGATTCACAATGAGTGTTATTGCACAGGCAGGCTTTTTTGCTTATTTAACGCTCCATCAAGTAGGAGTTAATATTTTTAGAACACTTACATTATGGAATTGGGTTCAACTGGTGCTAATTGCTATTACTATTTTTGATATTATATTCTTCCGTTTTGTACCTGGTATAAAGGATGGACAAAGCTGGGTATTTTATATTGGCTTGTTAATTGTATTAATATTCGGAGCTGTAGCAACAGCCATGCAAAAAGTAAAATTAACAGGGAAAAAACATGTTTTCATTTCAGCTTTATTTTTTATGATTGTCGTTACAACATTGGAATGGACAATTGCGTTAATGGGTCGCGATGAAAATATTAACGAGTATGTTGCATTATTACTATTTCCACTACTCGCTGTAAATGCTTATCAATTATTAATATTACCAAAATATAATGCAAAATCCGATGAGGATCGTCAAAAATTAGAAGCACGCCGCAAAGCGCGGCTTGAACAAGCTAAAAATGCATAA
- a CDS encoding type 1 glutamine amidotransferase domain-containing protein, with the protein MAKIATVITNMFEDAEFTSPKGALEAAGHELITIDTTAGIEVEGKHGEKVKIDKAIDEVTASEFDALFIPGGFSPDVLRVDDRIVAFVKEFMDDMKPTFAICHGPQLLITAKTLNGRDTTGYKSIRVDLENAGAIFHDEEVFVCQKQLVTSRTPEDLPAFNREIVKLLESKED; encoded by the coding sequence ATGGCTAAAATTGCTACAGTGATTACTAATATGTTTGAGGACGCTGAATTTACGAGTCCAAAGGGAGCATTAGAAGCGGCAGGTCATGAACTAATTACGATTGATACGACAGCTGGCATTGAGGTAGAGGGTAAACATGGAGAGAAGGTAAAAATTGATAAAGCTATCGATGAGGTAACGGCTTCTGAATTCGATGCCTTGTTCATCCCAGGTGGTTTTTCTCCGGATGTATTACGCGTTGATGATCGTATTGTGGCATTTGTAAAGGAATTTATGGATGATATGAAACCGACCTTTGCTATTTGTCATGGACCTCAACTCCTCATTACAGCAAAAACATTAAATGGTCGAGACACAACGGGCTACAAATCGATTCGAGTAGATTTAGAAAATGCGGGTGCGATATTCCATGACGAGGAAGTATTTGTTTGCCAAAAACAATTAGTAACGAGTCGTACACCGGAGGATCTGCCGGCATTTAATCGAGAAATCGTAAAATTATTGGAAAGTAAAGAAGATTAA
- the sigW gene encoding RNA polymerase sigma factor SigW: MDALVNKKIKQVLKGDQNAFADIVSLYQHKLYQVCYRMLSNKQESEDIAQEAFVRAYMNLHTFDQKRKFSTWLYRIATNLCIDRIRKKKPDYYLDAEVAGTEGLDMYSQIAADDQLPEEQVEQMELQDRIQYEIGCLPDKYRSVIVLKYIEELSLQEISEILDMPLGTVKTRIHRGREALRKQLNNL, from the coding sequence ATGGATGCGTTAGTAAACAAGAAAATAAAACAAGTGCTTAAAGGCGATCAAAACGCATTTGCCGATATTGTGAGTCTCTATCAGCACAAACTGTACCAAGTATGCTATAGGATGTTATCGAACAAGCAAGAATCTGAGGATATTGCACAGGAAGCGTTTGTTCGTGCCTATATGAACTTGCATACTTTTGATCAGAAAAGAAAATTTTCGACGTGGCTTTATCGCATAGCGACAAACCTCTGCATAGACCGTATTCGGAAGAAAAAGCCGGATTACTATTTAGATGCGGAAGTAGCTGGTACAGAGGGGCTTGATATGTATTCGCAAATCGCAGCAGATGACCAGCTACCAGAGGAACAGGTAGAGCAAATGGAGCTACAAGATCGAATTCAATATGAGATTGGATGTTTGCCGGATAAATATCGTTCGGTTATAGTATTGAAATATATTGAAGAATTATCTTTGCAGGAAATTAGTGAGATTTTAGATATGCCTCTTGGAACGGTGAAAACGAGAATTCACCGCGGACGTGAAGCATTACGTAAGCAATTAAACAATCTGTAG
- a CDS encoding anti-sigma factor, with amino-acid sequence MNTCPEHIIDYMHDYLDGDISREHEQELKQHLHTCSDCKQLMQELSETIAFVKSASHITAPPHFEAAVMARLPKPKSRVGMQKWIRRHPFFVAAAVFCLFMSATLLGTFMDDQHFSVTKQPNLVVEGQTVIVPEGEVVKGDIVVKNGDLIVEGEVDGNVTVINGQYMASSAVVSGKIEEIDEAFEWLWYTIKNSVKDAMTFDEKQATK; translated from the coding sequence ATGAATACTTGTCCAGAGCATATAATAGACTATATGCATGATTATTTAGATGGTGACATTAGTCGTGAGCATGAGCAAGAGTTAAAACAACATTTGCACACATGCAGTGATTGTAAACAATTGATGCAGGAATTGAGTGAAACAATCGCCTTTGTGAAGAGTGCTTCCCATATTACAGCACCTCCGCATTTTGAAGCAGCCGTGATGGCTCGTTTACCGAAACCCAAAAGTCGTGTAGGCATGCAAAAATGGATTCGCCGGCATCCGTTCTTTGTGGCAGCAGCAGTTTTTTGTTTATTCATGAGTGCAACTTTACTTGGTACTTTCATGGATGACCAGCATTTCTCCGTGACTAAACAACCAAACCTAGTTGTTGAAGGACAGACGGTTATTGTGCCGGAGGGGGAAGTTGTCAAAGGCGACATTGTTGTTAAAAATGGTGATTTAATTGTTGAAGGTGAAGTGGATGGCAATGTCACAGTTATTAACGGACAATATATGGCATCTTCAGCAGTTGTTTCAGGTAAAATAGAGGAAATTGACGAAGCATTCGAATGGCTCTGGTATACGATCAAAAATTCAGTAAAGGATGCCATGACATTCGATGAGAAACAAGCAACTAAATAA
- the glmM gene encoding phosphoglucosamine mutase, whose amino-acid sequence MGKYFGTDGVRGVANSELTPEFAFKLGRVGGYVLTKDATDRPKVLIGRDTRISGEMLEGALVAGLLSIGVEVMRLGVISTPGVAYLTRIMSADAGVMISASHNPVADNGIKFFGPDGFKLTDAQEAEIEAILDAQEDTLPRPIGADLGSVSDYFEGGQKYIQYLKQTVDEEFDGIHVALDCAHGATSSLATHLFADLEADISTMGASPTGLNINDGVGSTHPEGLAKFVTEKGAHVGLAFDGDGDRLIAVDEKGTIVDGDQIMFIIGKHLNIVGRLKKQTIVSTVMSNMGFYKAVEDNDMHSVQTAVGDRYVVEEMRANDYNLGGEQSGHIVFLDFNTTGDGLLTGIQLVNIMKATGKKLSELASEMKIFPQRLVNVRVTDKHAVTENEKVAAVIAEVEAEMAGNGRVLVRPSGTEPLVRVMVEAATEADCERYVERIADVVRAEMGLTE is encoded by the coding sequence ATGGGTAAATATTTTGGAACAGATGGCGTCCGTGGCGTCGCGAATAGTGAATTAACACCGGAGTTTGCATTTAAACTTGGCCGCGTAGGTGGCTATGTTTTAACGAAGGATGCAACTGACCGTCCAAAGGTTTTAATCGGTCGTGACACACGTATTTCAGGCGAAATGCTTGAAGGTGCACTTGTAGCTGGTCTTTTATCAATCGGCGTAGAGGTGATGCGTCTTGGTGTTATTTCTACACCAGGTGTGGCTTACCTTACTCGAATTATGAGCGCAGATGCAGGCGTCATGATTTCAGCTTCACATAACCCAGTTGCTGACAATGGTATTAAATTTTTCGGTCCTGATGGCTTTAAGCTAACAGATGCGCAAGAAGCTGAAATCGAAGCGATACTAGATGCACAAGAGGATACATTGCCACGTCCAATCGGGGCAGATTTAGGATCTGTAAGCGACTACTTCGAAGGTGGACAAAAATATATTCAATACTTAAAACAAACAGTGGATGAAGAATTTGATGGTATCCATGTAGCATTAGATTGTGCACATGGTGCTACGTCTTCACTAGCTACACATCTATTTGCAGATTTAGAAGCTGATATTTCAACGATGGGTGCCTCACCAACAGGTTTAAATATTAATGACGGTGTTGGTTCAACACATCCAGAGGGCTTAGCTAAATTTGTTACAGAAAAGGGTGCTCATGTTGGCTTAGCATTCGATGGCGATGGTGACCGTTTAATCGCAGTAGATGAAAAAGGTACCATTGTTGATGGTGACCAAATTATGTTCATCATTGGGAAGCATTTGAATATAGTTGGTCGTTTGAAAAAGCAAACAATCGTGTCGACTGTTATGAGTAATATGGGCTTCTACAAAGCTGTTGAAGATAATGATATGCATAGTGTACAAACAGCTGTAGGTGATCGTTATGTCGTAGAAGAAATGCGTGCTAATGATTATAATTTAGGTGGCGAGCAATCAGGTCATATTGTTTTCCTAGACTTTAATACAACTGGTGACGGCTTATTAACAGGTATTCAGCTTGTCAACATTATGAAAGCTACAGGCAAAAAGCTGTCAGAGCTTGCATCTGAAATGAAAATTTTCCCACAACGTTTAGTCAACGTACGTGTAACAGACAAGCATGCCGTGACGGAGAATGAAAAGGTTGCTGCAGTGATTGCTGAGGTAGAAGCAGAGATGGCTGGTAACGGTCGCGTTCTAGTGCGTCCTTCTGGTACAGAGCCACTTGTACGAGTAATGGTGGAAGCGGCTACAGAGGCAGACTGCGAGCGTTACGTAGAGCGAATTGCAGATGTTGTCCGTGCTGAAATGGGTTTAACAGAATAA
- a CDS encoding P-loop NTPase, with protein MINEQQVREILGQLQDPFLHKSFAETDGITNVTVKEEKNHVSVKIAIAKTNTPEQLQLQMKIVDVLKEAGAGTVGIRFEELSAEKLQSFRGVATEAEAQDILSPLSTVQVISIASGKGGVGKSTVSVNLAVALARLGKKVGLIDADIYGFSVPDMMGVTDMPKVIDNRIFPVDRLGVKMISMGFFVENNAPIVWRGPMLGKVLDQFFRDVEWGELDYLLLDLPPGTGDVALDIHQMLPSSKEIVVTTPHPTAAFVAARAGAMALQTDHEILGVVENMAWYESKSGDREFVFGQGGGPKLAEELRTELLGQIPLGQPDWSDEDFAPSVYAEKHTTGQIYLDIATKIINKLSN; from the coding sequence GTGATAAATGAACAACAAGTACGAGAAATACTAGGACAACTACAAGATCCATTTTTACATAAATCATTCGCAGAAACAGACGGTATTACAAACGTAACAGTAAAAGAAGAGAAGAATCATGTCAGTGTAAAAATTGCGATTGCTAAAACAAATACACCTGAACAATTACAGTTACAAATGAAAATTGTTGACGTTTTGAAAGAAGCGGGTGCGGGTACAGTTGGAATTCGTTTCGAAGAGCTATCAGCAGAAAAACTACAGAGCTTCCGTGGCGTTGCAACTGAGGCTGAAGCACAAGATATTTTATCTCCGCTTAGTACAGTACAAGTTATTTCAATTGCTTCTGGTAAGGGTGGCGTAGGGAAATCTACAGTATCCGTTAACTTAGCTGTTGCATTAGCTCGTCTAGGTAAGAAGGTTGGCTTGATTGATGCTGATATTTATGGGTTCAGTGTGCCTGATATGATGGGTGTTACAGATATGCCAAAAGTGATAGACAATCGAATTTTCCCTGTTGATCGTCTTGGAGTTAAAATGATTTCAATGGGCTTCTTTGTTGAAAATAACGCCCCGATTGTTTGGCGTGGACCAATGTTAGGTAAAGTGTTAGATCAGTTCTTCCGTGACGTAGAATGGGGCGAGTTAGATTATCTATTATTGGATTTACCGCCTGGTACAGGTGACGTTGCATTAGATATTCACCAGATGCTCCCTTCGTCAAAAGAAATTGTCGTAACAACACCACATCCGACGGCAGCGTTTGTTGCAGCTCGTGCAGGTGCAATGGCTTTACAAACAGACCATGAAATATTAGGTGTTGTTGAAAATATGGCATGGTATGAATCGAAATCAGGTGACCGTGAATTCGTTTTCGGTCAAGGTGGAGGTCCAAAATTAGCAGAAGAACTACGTACAGAGCTACTTGGACAAATTCCTCTTGGTCAACCTGACTGGTCAGACGAAGATTTTGCCCCTTCTGTTTATGCTGAAAAACATACAACAGGACAAATTTATTTAGACATCGCGACGAAAATCATCAATAAATTAAGTAATTAA
- the cdaA gene encoding diadenylate cyclase CdaA, protein MQIIEQFADLTPVNIVINFIDVLLVWYVVYKILTLIKGTKAVQLLKGIFVIIIARIATDYLGLQTLGWMLKQVIEFGFLAIIIIFQPEIRRGLEQIGRGKLFQRSTSQEEEEQTRLIEAMKKSVSYMAKRRIGALISIEKETGLNEYIETGISLDADISSELLINIFIPNTPLHDGAVIMQKDKVAAAACYLPLSESPFISKELGTRHRAALGLSEVTDAITIVVSEETGAISISLNGNLHRNLSLEEFEELLRKMWFGAVQESNASSKLTWRGKKNG, encoded by the coding sequence ATGCAAATTATCGAACAATTCGCTGATTTAACACCCGTGAATATTGTTATTAACTTCATAGATGTACTGCTTGTTTGGTACGTTGTTTACAAAATTTTAACCCTCATTAAAGGTACGAAGGCTGTCCAATTATTAAAAGGAATTTTCGTAATTATTATTGCGCGTATCGCTACTGATTATTTAGGGTTACAAACATTAGGTTGGATGCTAAAGCAAGTTATCGAGTTCGGTTTCTTGGCGATTATTATCATATTCCAACCTGAGATAAGACGTGGTCTTGAACAAATTGGTCGAGGAAAGCTATTCCAACGTTCAACTAGTCAAGAGGAGGAAGAGCAAACGAGACTTATTGAGGCCATGAAGAAATCTGTTAGTTATATGGCCAAACGTCGTATTGGGGCGTTAATTTCTATTGAGAAAGAAACTGGTCTAAATGAATATATCGAAACAGGTATAAGTCTAGATGCTGATATCTCATCTGAGTTACTGATCAACATCTTTATACCTAATACACCACTTCATGATGGAGCGGTTATTATGCAGAAAGATAAAGTAGCGGCAGCAGCTTGTTATTTACCGCTTTCTGAAAGCCCGTTTATCTCCAAAGAGCTTGGGACACGCCACCGTGCCGCACTTGGCTTAAGTGAAGTGACAGATGCTATTACTATTGTCGTATCAGAGGAAACTGGCGCCATTAGTATTTCACTGAATGGTAATCTACATCGAAATCTTTCTCTAGAGGAATTCGAAGAACTGTTACGTAAAATGTGGTTCGGAGCAGTGCAAGAATCAAATGCATCCTCTAAGTTGACTTGGAGGGGGAAAAAGAATGGATAA
- the gerD gene encoding spore germination lipoprotein GerD: MRKFTLFLILILFLSACSQEKTSTMSYDEIKKIMIDSLQTEEGKKALRQLLEDPSFRELLVLEHEEVKKATEDTLLSKKAEDFWKKTFEDPKFKETVAKSMQKQQQDIMKELMKDPTFQKDMEAFFGQPDMQKQLETILKSSNMRKQMEEIVKETIESPLMQSKWQELIRKSAGETGKTEGGGKKEAGGGGEGTTKEQKGSQ, translated from the coding sequence ATGCGAAAATTCACCTTATTTCTAATTCTAATACTTTTTCTTTCTGCCTGTTCACAAGAAAAAACCTCTACCATGTCCTATGATGAAATAAAAAAAATAATGATTGACTCTTTACAAACCGAGGAAGGTAAAAAGGCATTGCGACAGCTTTTAGAGGACCCTAGTTTCCGTGAATTATTGGTTTTAGAACATGAAGAAGTGAAGAAAGCTACCGAGGATACTTTGCTTTCCAAGAAAGCAGAAGACTTTTGGAAGAAAACATTTGAAGATCCAAAGTTTAAAGAAACGGTAGCTAAAAGTATGCAAAAGCAGCAGCAGGATATTATGAAGGAATTAATGAAAGACCCCACTTTCCAAAAGGATATGGAGGCATTCTTTGGGCAGCCAGATATGCAAAAGCAGTTAGAGACTATTCTAAAATCCTCCAACATGAGAAAACAAATGGAGGAAATTGTGAAAGAAACGATTGAAAGTCCTCTTATGCAGTCAAAATGGCAGGAGCTTATTCGGAAGAGCGCTGGCGAAACAGGTAAAACTGAAGGCGGTGGAAAAAAAGAAGCTGGTGGGGGCGGTGAAGGTACAACCAAGGAACAAAAGGGCTCTCAGTAA
- a CDS encoding CdaR family protein, producing MDKMMDSPRVLRIIALFLAILLFFSVRTESSSSNKTIINEQTAVIRDVPVDVFYDDQNLIVTGIPKTVDVTIKGPLPLVIQAQTAKDFSVFADLSKLLIGEHNVELKYENISDKLQVTLDPATVKVNIEEKVTQEFRVDPEMNQRLIEEGYILKGMTANPATVYVTGAKSIIKNISSVKATVTGEQGLKEPFSQEATVKVLDRDLNKLDVKIEPETVKVQVDIGAYSRELPVVLKEVGKAADGITVNKLTFSPTMVKVYGRKSILDALTAIPIEVDLSKITESKTYEFDVKLPKGVTKVSDPKIKVKADISQVEQEKTTTTTTTTTTPAPTPTPDTKPDTKPDTKPKPNPNPAPPSEESSTPTEDHTPTEKTEDIDS from the coding sequence ATGGATAAAATGATGGATAGCCCTCGGGTGTTAAGAATCATCGCATTATTTCTAGCTATTTTGCTATTTTTCTCCGTACGTACTGAATCGTCTTCTTCAAATAAAACAATAATAAATGAGCAAACAGCGGTAATTCGCGATGTACCAGTAGATGTTTTTTATGATGATCAGAACCTCATTGTTACTGGCATACCAAAGACCGTGGATGTTACGATAAAAGGTCCGTTGCCACTTGTTATACAAGCACAGACAGCGAAGGATTTCTCCGTATTCGCAGATTTAAGTAAATTACTAATTGGTGAACATAACGTAGAGCTGAAGTACGAGAATATTTCTGATAAGTTGCAAGTTACATTAGACCCAGCGACTGTAAAGGTAAATATTGAGGAAAAGGTCACGCAGGAATTTCGTGTTGACCCTGAGATGAATCAACGTTTAATTGAAGAAGGCTATATATTAAAGGGCATGACTGCTAATCCAGCTACGGTGTATGTTACAGGTGCCAAAAGTATTATTAAAAATATTAGCTCTGTAAAAGCTACTGTAACGGGTGAGCAAGGCCTGAAAGAACCGTTCTCACAGGAAGCGACAGTTAAAGTACTAGATCGTGATTTAAATAAGTTAGATGTGAAGATTGAACCAGAAACGGTGAAGGTACAAGTAGATATTGGAGCATACAGTAGAGAGTTGCCTGTTGTGCTTAAGGAAGTAGGGAAAGCGGCGGATGGTATTACCGTCAATAAATTAACATTTAGTCCTACAATGGTGAAAGTGTATGGTAGAAAATCTATCTTAGATGCTTTAACGGCAATACCAATAGAGGTGGATCTATCAAAAATTACAGAATCAAAAACTTATGAATTTGATGTGAAATTACCAAAAGGTGTGACAAAAGTATCTGATCCGAAAATTAAAGTGAAAGCAGATATTTCGCAGGTAGAGCAGGAAAAAACAACAACGACTACAACAACGACTACAACACCTGCTCCTACACCAACACCTGACACTAAGCCAGATACTAAACCTGATACTAAACCTAAGCCTAATCCTAATCCGGCGCCTCCATCAGAGGAATCTAGCACTCCTACTGAGGATCACACGCCTACTGAGAAAACAGAAGATATTGATTCTTAA
- a CDS encoding N-acetylmuramoyl-L-alanine amidase — translation MKRWLALGVIMLMSIVVVAYETNASDRNFFLPDPLGGLKIVIDAGHGGQDGGASKGEVIEKDITLAIAQHVEKQLKKKGATVVMTRTTDGDVIDEHASSEKFGTMRERKKQDIFLRKDIVGKEKPDVFITIHANAIPETKWRGAQVFYHKEGHAESELLAKSIQESIRTNLKNTDREALSIKQIYLLKKAEVPAALVETGFISNDEERALLTDKKYQEKMGDAIVEGIEAYLLAKIE, via the coding sequence GTGAAGCGCTGGCTTGCACTAGGAGTAATTATGCTGATGAGTATAGTGGTCGTGGCATATGAAACAAATGCTTCGGATCGCAACTTCTTCTTACCGGACCCACTTGGTGGCCTGAAGATTGTTATTGATGCGGGGCACGGAGGTCAGGATGGAGGGGCTTCAAAGGGCGAAGTAATTGAAAAGGATATTACACTTGCGATTGCGCAGCATGTGGAGAAGCAGTTAAAGAAAAAAGGCGCAACAGTCGTAATGACTCGTACAACAGATGGAGACGTTATCGATGAGCATGCGTCATCGGAAAAATTTGGAACAATGAGAGAGCGAAAAAAGCAGGACATCTTTTTAAGAAAAGACATAGTAGGAAAAGAAAAACCGGATGTTTTTATTACAATTCATGCAAATGCCATTCCTGAAACAAAATGGCGTGGCGCACAGGTGTTTTATCATAAAGAAGGACATGCTGAAAGTGAATTATTAGCAAAGAGCATTCAAGAATCTATTCGCACTAACTTGAAAAATACTGATCGAGAAGCGTTGTCTATAAAGCAAATATATTTACTGAAAAAAGCTGAGGTACCTGCTGCTCTAGTAGAAACAGGATTTATAAGTAATGATGAGGAACGTGCATTATTAACTGACAAGAAATACCAAGAAAAAATGGGAGATGCAATTGTTGAAGGTATAGAAGCGTATTTATTAGCTAAAATTGAATAG
- the rocF gene encoding arginase — protein sequence MNKLNISIIGVPTDYGQTRRGVDMGPSAIRYAGVVERLGAIGHEVHDQGDIRVSQKQEGTIVDKQLLNLEEVIDVSTLLANNVNKAVEQKKFPLVFGGDHSIAIGTLAGLGEHYKNLGVIWFDAHADLNTPETTPSGNIHGMPLAVSIGLGHERLVQIRNYAPKIKPENVIIIGARSVDPGERELIRQQGIKVYSMHEVDRLGMTRVMEDALSYLRERNVDGLHLSLDLDGLDPLYTPGVGTPVPGGITYRESHLAMEMIQESGMLTSAEFVEVNPILDEKNRTADVAVALMGSLFGETLV from the coding sequence ATGAATAAACTAAATATTTCTATTATTGGTGTGCCAACTGATTATGGACAAACACGTAGAGGAGTCGATATGGGGCCAAGTGCTATCCGCTATGCAGGTGTAGTAGAACGCTTGGGAGCAATTGGTCATGAAGTACATGATCAAGGGGATATACGTGTTAGTCAGAAACAAGAGGGCACTATTGTCGATAAACAACTACTGAATTTAGAGGAAGTAATTGATGTAAGTACATTATTAGCAAATAATGTAAATAAAGCGGTGGAACAGAAGAAGTTTCCACTTGTATTTGGTGGTGATCATAGTATTGCTATTGGAACGCTTGCAGGGCTTGGGGAGCATTACAAAAACTTAGGCGTTATTTGGTTTGATGCGCATGCTGACTTAAATACACCTGAAACGACACCGTCTGGTAATATACATGGGATGCCGTTAGCTGTTAGCATTGGACTAGGTCATGAACGCTTAGTGCAAATTCGTAATTATGCACCGAAAATTAAACCTGAAAACGTCATTATTATTGGGGCACGTTCTGTAGATCCAGGTGAGCGTGAATTGATTCGTCAGCAAGGAATCAAGGTGTACTCAATGCACGAGGTAGATCGTCTTGGTATGACGCGTGTAATGGAAGATGCTCTTTCCTATTTAAGAGAGCGCAATGTAGATGGTCTGCATTTATCACTCGATCTAGATGGGTTAGATCCACTGTATACTCCAGGGGTGGGGACACCTGTACCTGGTGGTATTACGTATCGAGAAAGTCATTTAGCGATGGAAATGATTCAGGAGTCAGGTATGCTAACATCTGCAGAATTTGTTGAGGTTAATCCAATTTTAGATGAAAAGAATAGAACAGCAGATGTTGCCGTTGCATTAATGGGTTCTTTATTTGGTGAAACACTAGTTTAA
- a CDS encoding AMP-binding protein, translating to MVTNDLIAPEFYNITEELEKFSQDSNRQAIRWLNTQQERRTISYVELVQKMNQYAHAFTKKGLQKGDRVLVIIPRLPEAYFVFLGCLKAGIVPISCSEMLRASDLEYRMEHSSARAVIAYEAFTSEVDRITSSVEALNNKLIIGTATGDWTSLDELASTQPDTFTAAATKRDDMAFLSYTSGTTGKPKGAVHSHGWGYAHIRTAASKWLCVREGDLVWATAAPGWQKWIWSPFLSTIMLGATAFVYHGGFDAKTYLQLIQDEKVNVLCCTPTEYRIMAKIDNLKDYNLSSLRSAVSAGEPLNRPVIETFKNNFGLKVRDGYGQTENTLLIGTLENIELRPGSMGVPTPGNIVRIIDHESNEVPIGEVGDIAVHKTSPALFKEYYREPERTQAAFRGDWYITGDQAKCDEDGYFWFEGRGDDIIISSGYTIGPFEVEDALNKHEAVQECAVVAAPDEIRGNIVKAFVILRESFRDRDEDELTKELQEHVKALTAPYKYPRSIVFIDELPKTTSGKIRRIDLRAATV from the coding sequence ATGGTAACAAATGATTTAATTGCACCAGAATTTTATAATATTACAGAGGAATTGGAGAAATTTTCTCAAGATAGTAATCGTCAAGCAATACGATGGCTAAATACTCAACAAGAGCGCCGAACAATTTCCTATGTTGAGCTTGTACAAAAAATGAATCAATACGCGCATGCCTTTACGAAGAAGGGGCTTCAAAAAGGAGATCGCGTATTAGTTATTATTCCACGTCTGCCTGAGGCTTACTTTGTCTTCCTTGGCTGTCTAAAGGCTGGTATTGTTCCTATTTCATGTTCAGAAATGTTACGTGCAAGTGATTTAGAATATCGTATGGAGCACTCTTCTGCAAGAGCCGTAATTGCCTATGAAGCGTTCACTAGTGAAGTTGATCGTATTACTTCTTCAGTAGAGGCTTTAAATAATAAATTGATCATTGGTACTGCTACAGGCGATTGGACATCTTTAGATGAATTGGCTAGTACACAGCCAGATACATTTACAGCAGCTGCCACAAAACGAGATGATATGGCATTTCTTTCTTATACATCTGGCACGACTGGCAAACCAAAAGGAGCTGTTCATTCGCACGGTTGGGGATATGCACATATTAGAACAGCCGCTTCTAAATGGCTTTGTGTACGCGAAGGTGATTTAGTATGGGCTACAGCAGCTCCAGGGTGGCAAAAATGGATTTGGAGCCCATTCTTATCTACTATTATGTTGGGTGCAACTGCATTTGTCTATCACGGAGGATTCGATGCAAAAACATACCTTCAATTGATTCAAGATGAGAAGGTCAATGTATTATGCTGTACGCCAACTGAATATCGAATTATGGCGAAGATTGATAATTTAAAAGACTATAATCTATCATCTCTACGTAGTGCCGTTTCTGCTGGTGAACCATTAAATCGACCTGTCATCGAAACATTTAAGAACAACTTTGGTCTTAAAGTGCGCGATGGCTATGGCCAAACGGAAAATACTTTATTAATCGGCACACTTGAAAATATCGAATTACGTCCGGGATCAATGGGTGTTCCTACCCCAGGCAATATTGTGCGTATTATAGATCATGAAAGTAACGAGGTACCGATTGGAGAAGTCGGAGATATTGCTGTACACAAAACATCTCCTGCTCTATTTAAAGAGTACTACCGCGAACCTGAACGTACACAAGCTGCCTTCCGTGGCGATTGGTATATTACTGGTGACCAAGCAAAATGTGATGAAGACGGTTACTTCTGGTTTGAAGGTCGAGGAGATGACATTATTATTTCATCAGGCTATACAATTGGTCCATTTGAGGTAGAGGATGCTTTAAATAAACATGAAGCTGTACAAGAATGTGCTGTTGTTGCAGCACCAGATGAAATTAGAGGAAATATAGTTAAAGCCTTCGTCATCTTGCGAGAAAGCTTCAGAGATCGAGATGAAGACGAGTTAACAAAAGAGCTACAGGAGCACGTTAAAGCATTAACAGCACCTTATAAATATCCTCGTAGTATCGTCTTTATCGATGAACTACCAAAAACAACGTCTGGCAAGATTCGTCGTATAGACCTACGAGCAGCAACTGTATAA